A genomic region of Salinibacterium sp. NK8237 contains the following coding sequences:
- a CDS encoding protein NO VEIN domain-containing protein gives MPKYPNQKQRIADASPLLKARFESIAIALGPSVPYQITRVLLGKAVPDAVQMLRNFLSKSGIYDYESQELGAEKSRFSTPMKYLRVDIAGAVFAIDVVLNLYRSDNRGRADRRFSISWSDTSERFLKDEFVVFALSPSGQLLLINVSAGLAESETSSMPWLALVDRAMSTTGTTKSSGEELAILEEAAAASEGRISFSTPQGFIRDVDLKRKIERHSLDVATRYYDELGASDIEERGRPYDLHFDLNGQRVFVEVKGSQNRIDEVFVTYNEVEHANENKRTELFVVDDIECKIGESDDWVTSGGRIRRWLSWKPTSDSLKPIQYRHTLSVHDEVSVHSRTNVTAVEGIGECAN, from the coding sequence GTGCCTAAGTACCCTAATCAGAAGCAACGGATTGCGGATGCGTCGCCGCTACTGAAGGCGCGATTCGAATCAATCGCCATTGCCTTGGGGCCTAGCGTCCCGTATCAAATCACTCGAGTTCTACTCGGTAAGGCTGTACCGGATGCGGTGCAAATGCTAAGGAATTTCCTCTCAAAGTCTGGAATTTACGACTATGAGTCTCAGGAACTGGGCGCTGAGAAATCACGCTTCTCTACCCCGATGAAGTACTTGCGTGTCGATATCGCTGGCGCAGTTTTTGCCATCGATGTCGTCCTCAACTTGTATCGCTCCGACAATCGCGGCAGAGCGGATCGTCGCTTCAGCATTTCCTGGAGCGATACCTCGGAGCGATTCCTAAAGGATGAATTTGTAGTCTTTGCGCTGTCGCCGAGCGGGCAGCTACTCCTCATCAACGTCAGTGCTGGTCTCGCCGAATCAGAGACTTCTTCGATGCCGTGGCTCGCGTTGGTAGACCGAGCTATGTCAACGACGGGCACCACGAAGTCTTCCGGCGAAGAGCTTGCAATTCTTGAAGAAGCAGCTGCCGCGAGTGAGGGGCGCATCAGTTTCTCCACGCCTCAAGGATTTATCAGGGACGTAGATCTGAAACGCAAAATCGAAAGACACTCCCTCGACGTAGCTACGAGATACTACGACGAGCTCGGGGCTAGCGATATAGAGGAACGTGGCCGACCCTATGACCTGCATTTCGATTTGAATGGGCAACGAGTTTTTGTCGAGGTGAAGGGCTCGCAAAACAGGATCGACGAGGTGTTTGTTACGTACAACGAAGTCGAGCACGCGAACGAAAACAAAAGAACCGAACTCTTCGTGGTTGATGACATCGAGTGCAAAATAGGTGAGTCCGATGATTGGGTTACGAGTGGCGGACGGATTCGACGTTGGTTGAGTTGGAAGCCGACTTCGGATTCGTTGAAACCTATCCAATACAGGCACACGCTGAGCGTGCATGACGAGGTATCAGTTCATTCTCGGACCAACGTAACCGCCGTAGAGGGGATCGGCGAGTGCGCGAACTAG
- a CDS encoding RecQ family ATP-dependent DNA helicase has protein sequence MTDTRTDALAVLRTLVGNETADFHEGQFEAIETLVDGRRRALVVQRTGWGKSAVYFVSTLLLRRRGAGPTVLVSPLLALMRDQIAAASRAGVRAVAINSTNPHEWAEVQQQLANDEVDVLLVSPERLNNPSFRDNQLPALINRIGMLVVDEAHCISDWGHDFRPDYRRLRELIATMPDGVPVLATTATANSRVVADIAAQLETGSSDSGENSATGGTEVVTIRGPLARASLRLGVLKLPDARARLGWLLSHLAELPGSGIIYTLTVSAAEDTARLLRDSGMDVRAYTGKTDPQEREASEEALKNNTVKALVATSALGMGFDKPDLGFVVHLGAPSSPVAYYQQVGRAGRATDNADVLLMPGPEDQDIWEYFATSSMPDQANAERVIAELTEAANSGAGPVSTPALEARVNLRRTPLELLLKVLDVDGAVARVQGGWTATGQPWSYDAERYAGVTAARRAEQQHMLDYERLPAGTDGCRMEYLQRALDDDTATPCGRCDNCAGVWYPTDISTDATTRATATLDKVGVPIEPRAQWPTGADKLGVPVRGRISPELRATEGRALARLTDLGWGGTLRTLFAPGTPDAPASPALVAACVRVLADWGWDERPVAVVSMPSRSRPQLVASVAEALASAGKLPYLGALSLTGDGPHGEPGGNSAYRLASVWGQFAWAGDELPQGPILLVDDLVDSRWTLTIAAKALREAGADAVLPFALALRG, from the coding sequence GTGACAGATACCCGCACCGATGCCCTGGCCGTTCTCCGCACGCTTGTCGGCAATGAGACTGCCGATTTTCATGAGGGACAGTTTGAGGCGATCGAGACGCTCGTCGATGGGCGCCGCCGCGCGCTCGTCGTGCAGCGCACCGGGTGGGGAAAATCCGCCGTCTACTTCGTTTCCACGCTGCTCCTGCGGCGACGAGGTGCGGGCCCTACCGTGCTCGTGTCGCCACTGCTGGCGCTCATGCGCGACCAGATTGCCGCGGCATCCCGAGCCGGAGTTCGGGCCGTCGCCATCAACTCCACCAACCCCCACGAATGGGCCGAAGTTCAACAGCAACTCGCCAATGACGAAGTCGACGTGCTGCTCGTCTCCCCCGAACGCCTCAACAACCCCAGCTTTCGCGACAACCAACTGCCCGCACTGATCAACCGCATCGGGATGCTCGTCGTCGACGAAGCGCACTGCATCAGCGACTGGGGCCACGACTTTCGCCCCGACTACCGCCGCCTGCGCGAACTCATCGCCACCATGCCCGACGGCGTCCCCGTGCTCGCCACCACCGCCACCGCCAACTCCCGCGTCGTCGCCGACATCGCCGCGCAACTCGAAACCGGCAGCAGCGACAGCGGCGAAAACTCGGCCACGGGCGGCACCGAAGTCGTCACCATCCGCGGACCCCTTGCGCGAGCATCCCTGCGCCTAGGTGTCCTTAAGCTGCCGGATGCCCGAGCTCGCCTCGGCTGGCTACTGAGCCACCTCGCCGAACTGCCCGGCAGCGGCATCATCTACACGCTCACCGTTTCGGCCGCCGAAGACACCGCGCGGCTGCTGCGCGACAGCGGCATGGATGTGCGCGCCTACACCGGCAAGACCGACCCGCAAGAGCGCGAAGCATCCGAAGAAGCACTCAAGAACAACACCGTGAAAGCGCTCGTCGCCACCAGCGCCCTCGGCATGGGCTTCGATAAACCCGACCTCGGCTTCGTCGTACACCTCGGCGCCCCCTCCTCACCCGTCGCCTACTACCAACAGGTCGGCCGCGCCGGGCGCGCCACCGACAACGCCGACGTGCTTCTCATGCCCGGGCCAGAAGACCAAGACATTTGGGAATACTTCGCCACCTCATCCATGCCCGACCAAGCCAACGCCGAACGCGTCATCGCCGAACTGACTGAGGCCGCGAACTCCGGCGCTGGGCCCGTCTCCACGCCAGCGCTCGAAGCCCGCGTAAACCTGCGGCGCACACCCCTCGAGCTACTGCTGAAAGTGCTCGACGTGGACGGCGCTGTCGCCCGCGTGCAAGGCGGCTGGACTGCCACCGGCCAACCCTGGAGCTACGACGCCGAACGCTACGCCGGAGTCACCGCCGCCCGCCGCGCCGAACAGCAACACATGCTCGACTATGAACGACTGCCCGCCGGCACCGACGGCTGCCGCATGGAATACTTGCAACGCGCCCTCGACGACGACACCGCCACCCCCTGCGGTCGCTGCGACAACTGCGCCGGCGTCTGGTACCCCACCGACATCAGTACGGATGCCACCACCCGCGCCACCGCCACCCTCGACAAAGTCGGCGTCCCCATCGAGCCCCGCGCCCAATGGCCCACTGGAGCCGACAAACTCGGCGTTCCCGTGCGCGGACGCATCAGCCCCGAACTGCGCGCCACCGAAGGCCGCGCCCTCGCCCGCCTCACCGACCTCGGCTGGGGCGGCACCCTGCGCACCCTCTTCGCCCCCGGCACCCCCGACGCGCCAGCGAGCCCCGCGCTCGTTGCAGCCTGCGTCCGGGTGCTCGCCGACTGGGGCTGGGATGAGCGACCCGTCGCGGTCGTCTCGATGCCGTCACGCAGCCGACCACAACTCGTGGCATCCGTCGCCGAAGCCCTCGCCAGCGCCGGCAAGCTGCCCTACCTCGGTGCACTCTCGCTCACCGGCGATGGGCCGCACGGCGAACCCGGCGGCAACAGTGCCTACCGGCTCGCGAGCGTGTGGGGACAATTCGCGTGGGCCGGTGACGAACTGCCTCAGGGGCCGATACTGCTCGTTGATGATCTCGTCGACTCCCGCTGGACGCTCACGATCGCCGCCAAAGCACTCCGCGAAGCAGGGGCGGATGCCGTGCTCCCGTTCGCGCTCGCGCTGCGCGGGTAG
- a CDS encoding DNA cytosine methyltransferase, whose product MYNYVDLFSGCGGLSLGIERSGGELQLAVEKSDMAAYTFYANFIDESIEDDSWKAYVKSSIENQVQNRVAVSALRDVLDNEAAMAGLASSGIDVVVGGPPCQGFSLAGRRNPDDVRNTLPWEYLEFVKRTAPKMVVIENVVGMSHKFSPDEEAPFVQLQQALRETEPGYEVQGVAVNAVHYGAPQNRPRLMIIGMRSDVAEEQGIKATGHLWKSAFTDDEKFEPAPALAPNPTVSSKESPTIADAIGDLQDVLPAPKSRRSAAFHKATSTRTLWGLPKSKVRREHLPNQSPRKHSESTTQRFRLYQWLRDNGLQPRLLSQLSSGPAEAASNVRLQLANAKYPAIAPDGTVLAESAESMFELMVELKTKKHSQKALDWSQPARTVVTLPDDYVHPSEPRIFTVREMARFQGFPDDFEFRGKETTGSLRRRFEVPQYSQVGNAVSPFLSLAVGRMVSEALATEPTPTQ is encoded by the coding sequence TTGTACAACTATGTAGATCTCTTTTCCGGATGCGGCGGCCTTTCACTGGGCATCGAACGCTCCGGGGGAGAACTCCAACTTGCGGTCGAAAAATCTGACATGGCGGCTTACACCTTCTATGCGAACTTCATCGACGAATCGATTGAAGACGATTCGTGGAAGGCATACGTTAAATCCTCGATCGAAAATCAAGTTCAGAACCGAGTTGCAGTTTCAGCGCTTCGCGACGTGCTCGACAACGAAGCTGCCATGGCCGGGCTCGCAAGTTCAGGAATTGACGTCGTCGTCGGTGGGCCGCCTTGCCAAGGATTCTCTCTGGCCGGACGCCGCAACCCAGACGATGTCCGGAATACGCTGCCGTGGGAGTACCTCGAGTTCGTAAAGCGCACTGCTCCCAAAATGGTGGTGATCGAAAATGTGGTCGGTATGAGCCACAAGTTCTCTCCTGATGAAGAAGCGCCTTTTGTTCAATTGCAGCAGGCCTTACGTGAGACTGAACCGGGTTACGAAGTTCAAGGCGTAGCCGTCAACGCTGTTCACTACGGCGCACCACAAAACCGTCCCCGGTTGATGATTATTGGAATGCGCTCAGACGTCGCAGAGGAGCAGGGAATCAAGGCCACGGGGCACCTCTGGAAGTCGGCATTTACCGACGACGAGAAGTTTGAGCCCGCACCCGCTCTCGCGCCCAACCCGACGGTCTCGTCGAAAGAGTCGCCCACAATCGCAGATGCAATCGGCGATTTGCAGGACGTGCTTCCTGCTCCCAAGAGCCGTCGGTCCGCGGCGTTCCACAAAGCCACTTCCACGCGAACGCTCTGGGGCCTCCCTAAGTCGAAAGTTCGACGCGAGCATTTGCCTAACCAGTCGCCGCGTAAGCACAGCGAATCCACGACTCAACGATTCCGCCTTTACCAGTGGCTTCGGGACAACGGGCTTCAACCGCGACTGCTCTCGCAGCTCTCGAGTGGGCCAGCGGAAGCAGCCTCGAATGTCAGATTGCAGCTAGCGAATGCGAAGTACCCGGCCATTGCCCCCGACGGCACAGTTCTCGCAGAATCAGCGGAGTCGATGTTCGAATTGATGGTTGAGCTCAAGACCAAGAAGCATTCACAGAAGGCGCTGGACTGGTCCCAACCAGCTCGCACGGTTGTCACGCTGCCAGACGACTACGTGCACCCCAGCGAACCTCGTATTTTCACTGTGCGCGAGATGGCTCGTTTTCAAGGCTTCCCCGATGATTTTGAGTTCCGCGGCAAAGAAACAACCGGATCGCTCCGTCGTCGCTTTGAGGTTCCGCAGTATTCGCAGGTGGGAAATGCTGTGTCGCCATTTCTCTCACTAGCCGTGGGAAGAATGGTTAGCGAAGCGCTGGCAACGGAACCGACACCGACTCAATAG
- a CDS encoding MvaI/BcnI family restriction endonuclease — MRELVGTELESVAFLTTNDVPFGLLELTATGLKKSILDATEPFREFLEANAVHDYARQPQGPDAKVILPARLVVENSTLESKASLYRPQTKNGDPRVWFGGLKHISEPGDVIAAVWSDGCFWVFNLSRVTLAHNVSNLSGVAAEVLGAFVQKKTGAVESLLSLLHGVSNKGFLPAPVKGTTAVGRLLETELGIAINSRKEPDFQGIEIKSSRSSSNRTTLFAKTPNWSASRYKSSRELLRAFGYDRDGQRKLSCTLSGRVVNSQGLSLSVDNKADVLHAIHTGEVSHHAVEWEMDALRHSLAAKHNETFWVKAESQIIDGWEHIRFTSVKHTRKPIIAQLPSLLEDGKVTVDFLIREKGDKGYLFKIHPRNLGALFPPAQEYQLASVDTITGKPPIPEARLF; from the coding sequence GTGCGCGAACTAGTCGGTACGGAGCTCGAAAGCGTCGCATTTTTAACAACCAACGACGTCCCATTCGGCTTACTGGAGCTGACTGCCACTGGTCTGAAGAAGTCGATACTCGACGCAACAGAACCGTTTCGGGAGTTTCTTGAAGCGAATGCTGTTCACGACTATGCGCGCCAACCGCAGGGGCCAGATGCGAAAGTCATTCTGCCCGCACGGCTGGTCGTGGAGAATTCGACCCTTGAGTCAAAGGCGTCACTTTACCGACCTCAGACGAAGAATGGCGATCCCAGAGTGTGGTTCGGTGGCCTAAAACACATTTCCGAACCGGGCGATGTAATCGCTGCTGTTTGGAGCGACGGATGCTTCTGGGTTTTCAATCTGTCCAGAGTTACCCTCGCCCACAACGTCTCGAATTTGAGTGGCGTGGCAGCCGAAGTATTGGGCGCTTTCGTCCAGAAAAAGACTGGCGCCGTCGAATCACTACTCTCATTACTTCACGGAGTTTCGAACAAGGGCTTTTTGCCTGCGCCTGTGAAAGGGACGACTGCAGTCGGGCGTCTACTCGAAACGGAGCTGGGCATTGCGATCAACTCTCGAAAGGAGCCGGACTTCCAAGGTATCGAGATCAAATCTTCAAGAAGTTCGAGCAACAGAACCACGCTTTTTGCGAAGACCCCTAATTGGAGCGCTAGTCGTTACAAGAGCTCGCGCGAATTACTCCGGGCCTTTGGTTATGACCGCGATGGTCAGCGGAAGCTCAGTTGCACGCTCAGCGGTCGGGTCGTGAATTCTCAGGGTTTGAGTTTGAGCGTGGACAACAAAGCGGATGTCCTTCACGCAATTCACACTGGCGAGGTATCCCACCACGCAGTTGAGTGGGAGATGGACGCATTGCGGCACAGTCTCGCAGCCAAGCACAATGAAACTTTCTGGGTGAAGGCAGAAAGCCAGATTATTGATGGATGGGAACACATCCGATTCACTTCGGTAAAACACACCCGGAAGCCGATTATCGCCCAGCTTCCGTCGTTGCTAGAAGACGGCAAAGTGACCGTCGATTTCTTGATCCGAGAGAAGGGCGATAAAGGCTACCTATTCAAGATCCACCCCAGAAATCTTGGTGCGCTCTTTCCCCCAGCACAGGAGTACCAGCTCGCATCTGTAGACACGATTACGGGAAAACCGCCAATCCCAGAAGCGAGGCTCTTCTAG
- a CDS encoding type IV toxin-antitoxin system AbiEi family antitoxin domain-containing protein — MNTPDALRALAAISSGQWGMVTTAQARSIHVSRVQMARLTDDGHLERLAHGVYRDAGSPPHEFDDIRAAWLSLEPNRLAEDRIRDGVDGIVVSGNTAAALHGIGDFLPTPYVFTSSGRRQSQRPDIRFKQKNLAIDDVTLVVGIPTTGVERTIADLVRDKEDLSLVGDVVGDALRSRTLQLDYLVALLGPLSARNGFAKDDGLGFLRKLLELGHVDVASQLQRVVSNPAWQSATSETDMQSLQELVKDASSLHTLATLSQAQHAG; from the coding sequence ATGAACACTCCGGATGCCCTGCGCGCGCTAGCGGCGATCTCATCCGGCCAGTGGGGAATGGTGACGACGGCGCAAGCCCGCTCGATCCACGTAAGTCGAGTACAGATGGCACGGCTCACAGACGACGGGCACCTCGAGCGCCTCGCCCACGGCGTCTACAGAGACGCCGGGAGTCCACCGCACGAGTTCGATGACATTCGAGCCGCGTGGCTGAGCCTCGAGCCAAACCGGCTGGCCGAAGACCGCATCCGGGACGGAGTCGACGGAATAGTCGTGAGCGGAAATACAGCGGCCGCACTGCATGGGATTGGAGACTTCCTCCCCACGCCTTACGTTTTCACTTCGTCCGGCCGAAGACAGTCGCAGCGTCCCGACATCCGCTTCAAACAAAAGAATCTTGCCATCGACGACGTCACGCTGGTAGTTGGAATTCCGACCACTGGAGTTGAGCGAACGATCGCTGACCTCGTCCGCGACAAAGAAGACCTGAGTCTCGTCGGGGACGTTGTGGGCGACGCGCTCCGCTCTAGAACCCTTCAGCTGGATTATCTTGTTGCACTGCTCGGCCCCCTTTCCGCACGAAACGGGTTCGCCAAAGACGACGGGCTCGGCTTCCTGCGGAAGCTTCTCGAGCTGGGTCACGTCGACGTAGCGAGCCAACTCCAGCGGGTAGTGTCAAACCCCGCCTGGCAATCAGCGACGTCCGAGACCGACATGCAATCCCTGCAAGAGCTCGTGAAAGATGCCAGCTCGCTACACACACTTGCGACGCTAAGCCAGGCACAGCATGCAGGCTGA
- a CDS encoding (deoxy)nucleoside triphosphate pyrophosphohydrolase — protein sequence MEKQINVVGAVIVREGLILCAQRGPGGGSPGMWEFPGGKIEACETPRDALAREIAEELECEVAVGELITTTSHEYDFGIVVLTTFYCELLSGTPVLTEHAEVVWLAPAELSALAWAPADIPAVELIVKATRV from the coding sequence GTGGAGAAACAGATCAACGTCGTTGGTGCAGTCATCGTGCGCGAAGGCCTCATCCTGTGTGCCCAGCGCGGGCCCGGCGGGGGTTCGCCCGGCATGTGGGAGTTCCCCGGCGGCAAGATCGAAGCCTGCGAGACTCCCCGCGATGCGCTCGCGCGCGAAATAGCCGAAGAGCTCGAGTGCGAGGTGGCCGTGGGCGAGCTGATCACTACGACATCGCACGAGTACGACTTTGGGATCGTCGTGCTGACCACGTTCTACTGCGAGCTTCTCTCCGGCACACCAGTGCTCACCGAGCACGCGGAAGTTGTCTGGCTCGCGCCTGCCGAGCTGAGCGCGCTCGCATGGGCGCCTGCCGATATCCCTGCCGTCGAACTGATTGTGAAGGCAACGCGCGTATAG